From Arachis stenosperma cultivar V10309 chromosome 2, arast.V10309.gnm1.PFL2, whole genome shotgun sequence, one genomic window encodes:
- the LOC130962854 gene encoding uncharacterized protein LOC130962854, which translates to MDMSKDWMDTPHHEKEYQVGVERFLHFAFSSKGVPQGEEIQCPCAKCCNIFWLKRDDVYDHLIYHGFVKGYRRWFNHGESLFAMDIDSDIGGEYNCNDNIDELLRDRFRDNTQVDGQNMGPNECAKEFYKLVDEASQELYPGCKGFTRLSFTIRLYLLKCLHGLSNASFTSLLKLLKKAMPYLNIPISFDKTKNMVKNLGLDYQNIDACRNDCMLYRNGYENDSSCHVCGTSRYIEHHEEEDDVTLSRKPHKVAEPRNVRLGLASYGFNPFQTLSSTHSTWPVVLMVYNLPPWMSMKPDYFMLSLLISGPQSPRNDIDIYLQPLIKELKELWESGVETYDSKENKTFNMRACLLWTINDFPAYAMLSGWSTKGKLACPCCNDETSSIYLKNSHKTVYMDHRRFLPMNHPWRHNKRSFNGKTELMSPPQLLEGSAVFDILREKNIVDSIIGTLLDIPEKTKDHAAARFDLKDMDGSASNIARCVHETEKKISGYKTHDAHFMLHYLLQVPIKSILPDHVAIALVRLCSFFRRICQKVISLDEVVNLEAEIAETLCQLERIFPPSFFDIMVHLPIHLANKVRLGGPVQYRWMYPVERYMCTLKSYVRNRSRPEGSIAEGYLANECINFCSRYLHEDVHTRFNRIPRNNDECVSDEVQTPSLFPCKGCPLGGRMGNLFILDEKSEIQGHAYILNNCDKIEVYMREHEEAVNDNNLQRTKWEKTKDRSQQFSEWFKIRAMKKDVPSWAKGLARGPNRVAKRFSGYIINGYRFHTRHRDARRKTQNSGVTLEALTPSFASVKDKNPIEAKVSYYGRIVDTFELDYYGQFKVVLFKCEWYTVAKDNFGLSYVYFNKKCYQEEPFVLASQVNQCFYVQDPYVNDKHYVMKTIPRDLFRVSDDLESDSPIIYAREPCEPEVIPSLPNDNGKIDLVRNDLRATIIDMDLNMFAKQYCEEDEEIEYEYIEDFDSKTS; encoded by the exons ATGGATATGTCAAAAGACTGGATGGATACACCACATCATGAGAAAGAATATCAAGTTGGTGTAGAAAGATTTTTACACTTTGCTTTCTCATCAAAGGGAGTTCCTCAAGGGGAAGAAATTCAATGCCCTTGTGCAAAGTGTTGTAATATATTTTGGTTAAAGAGAGATGACGTATATGATCATCTAATATACCACGGTTTTGTAAAAGGTTATAGGCGGTGGTTTAATCATGGGGAATCACTTTTTGCTATGGATATTGACAGTGACATAGGCGGTGAATATAACTGCAATGATAACATTGATGAGTTGTTACGTGATAGATTTCGAGATAATACACAAGTTGACGGACAAAACATGGGGCCTAACGAATGTGCAAAGGAATTTTATAAATTGGTAGACGAGGCAAGCCAAGAACTATACCCCGGGTGTAAAGGATTCACAAGATTATCCTTTACCATTCGTCTTTACTTGTTAAAATGCTTGCATGGTTTGAGTAATGCGTCATTTACTTCTCTCttgaaattattgaaaaaaGCAATGCCATATTTGAATATTCCTATTTCTTTTGATAAAACCAAGAATATGGTGAAGAACTTGGGTCTTGACTACCAAAATATCGATGCATGTCGCAATGACTGCATGTTGTATCGGAACGGGTATGAAAATGACTCATCTTGTCATGTCTGTGGAACATCCCGTTATATTGAGCATCATGAAGAAGAGGATGATGTTACCTTGTCTAGAAAGCCTCACAAAGTTGCT GAGCCTCGTAATGTGAGACTTGGATTAGCAAGCTACGGATTCAATCCATTCCAAACTTTGAGCAGTACACATAGTACATGGCCTGTTGTTCTGATGGTGTATAATCTACCCCCTTGGATGAGCATGAAGCCTGATTATTTTATGCTATCTTTACTCATTTCTGGACCACAATCACCGAGAAATGACATTGATATCTATCTTCAACCGTTGATTaaagaattaaaagaattatGGGAGTCAGGTGTCGAAACATATGATTCGAAAGAAAACAAAACATTCAACATGAGAGCATGCCTTTTGTGGACAATTAATGACTTCCCTGCGTATGCTATGTTATCTGGGTGGAGTACAAAGGGAAAATTGGCTTGTCCATGTTGTAATGATGAGACTTCTTCTATCTATCTGAAAAATAGTCACAAGACTGTTTATATGGATCACCGAAGGTTTTTACCCATGAATCATCCATGGAGGCATAACAAAAGATCTTTCAATGGAAAAACTGAACTCATGTCTCCACCGCAGTTATTAGAAGGTTCAGCTGTATTTGATATATTGCGAGAG AAGAATATAGTTGATAGCATAATTGGAACTCTTTTAGATATTCCCGAAAAGACAAAAGATCATGCAGCTGCTCGTTTTGACCTTAAAGACATGG ACGGTAGCGCTTCCAATATTGCTCGATGTGTGCatgaaacagaaaagaagattTCCGGTTATAAGACCCATGATGCTCATTTCATGTTGCATTACTTGTTGCAAGTACCAATCAAGAGCATACTTCCTGACCATGTTGCCATCGCTCTAGTTCGATTATGTTCATTTTTTCGCCGAATATGTCAGAAGGTAATTAGCCTGGATGAGGTAGTTAACTTAGAAGCAGAGATTGCTGAGACATTATGCCAATTGGAGAGGATTTTTCCTCCTAGCTTTTTTGACATAATGGTGCACTTGCCTATTCAtttggcaaataaggtgaggttAGGTGGTCCAGTTCAATATCGTTGGATGTACCCTGTTGAACGGTATATGTGCACACTAAAATCGTATGTTCGTAATAGAAGTCGTCCAGAAGGATCTATTGCCGAAGGATATTTGGCGAATGAGTGTATAAATTTTTGCTCAAGATATTTGCATGAAGATGTTCATACAAGATTTAATAGAATCCCTCGGAACAATGATGAGTGTGTTTCAGATGAGGTGCAAACTCCTAGTTTGTTTCCATGCAAAGGATGTCCTCTTGGTGGAAGAATGggaaatttgtttattttagatGAAAAATCAGAAATACAAGGTCATGCATACATCCTAAACAATTGTGATAAGATCGAAGTCTACATGAG AGAACATGAGGAGGCAGTTAATGATAACAATCTACAaagaacaaagtgggagaaaactAAGGACCGCAGTCAACAATTTTCAGAATGGTTTAAAATTCGTGCCATGAAAAAGGATGTGCCTAGTTGGGCAAAAGGGTTGGCTAGGGGTCCAAATCGAGTTGCAAAAAGATTTTCAGGTTATATTATCAATGGGTATAGATTCCATACAAGGCACCGTGATGCGAGACGTAAAACTCAAAATAGTGGTGTCACATTAGAGGCATTGACGCCTAGTTTTGCTAGTGTGAAAGATAAGAACCCAATTGAAGCAAAAGTATCCTACTATGGTAGAATAGTTGATACGTTTGAGTTAGATTATTATGGCCAATTTAAGGTAGTCTTGTTTAAGTGTGAGTGGTATACAGTTGCAAAAGACAACTTTGGTCTTTCATATGtgtatttcaataaaaaatgttaccaagaagaaccattTGTGCTGGCATCTCAAGTAAACCAATGCTTTTATGTGCAAGACCCATATGTCAATGACAAGCACTATGTTATGAAAACAATTCCAAGAGATTTATTTAGGGTAAGTGATGACCTTGAGTCTGATTCCCCCATAATATATGCAAGGGAGCCATGCGAACCTGAAGTAATTCCAAGTCTTCCAAATGATAATGGCAAAATTGATCTAGTTAGGAATGATCTACGAGCAACTATTATAGATATGGATCTAAACATGTTTGCCAAACAATATTGCGAGGAAGACGAGGAAATCGAATATGAGTACATAGAGGACTTTGACTCTAAAACATCTTGA